The Drosophila mauritiana strain mau12 chromosome 2R, ASM438214v1, whole genome shotgun sequence genome has a segment encoding these proteins:
- the LOC117135689 gene encoding uncharacterized protein LOC117135689 — MKQFALFSIFLLILAVGLAQMPLQVAAQGQNGQPQGQPPRPPNGNGNGNQQSGQGQNGQSN; from the exons ATGAAGCAGTTCGCATTGTTCAGCATCTTCCTTCTAATTCTGGCTGTGGGTTTG GCACAAATGCCGCTGCAGGTGGCCGCCCAGGGCCAAAATGGACAACCGCAGGGACAGCCGCCAAGACCGccaaatggcaatggcaacggCAACCAGCAGAGTGGACAAGGACAAAACGGGCAGAGCAACTAG
- the LOC117135686 gene encoding pneumococcal serine-rich repeat protein codes for MADADDSKSGTGSAGSGSGSGRGSGAESLQLLTKLDKAVSTNDVLLDLQRALTYEAVFSTLVEHKMQALKRDYEEHKKAKRRKRKSIGRIFLPKKLFGSGSRRSSREDTPPPEEHQVQPSPPATSSGKTRAQIKGKTRTDDIEEASGSVAILQRSHPKRPDNLEDSLASTLSNSSGAQRQHKHSHSLLVRAQTHTPAHQMDVDADRRSISSDAELRLKAQLPAKHSTTINGESELLPPISGHDNTSTTATATATVTATAHGGVLHSSTLADDSLTASLRGSLESLSYSSSRCTVSFGGAEVITASGGEAESRERARLAKRLRILEAKSISAQCSPIFPRHVVRSFPLQSPQQARLHINVPSSLAKPQPQLQVQQQQHQHQQLQPHVALEIETLPAPLPQRRRLLPKQISCTESGGAGDFGVAGAEAYNRYFSRQNTSEDSANVTVSTVLAQSDSQSLHATPSYANTPPAMGSRSQERRKSRSTGLLAVRPRYGVDPSAVVIPMEDGSVERGGRTRALVPEKLHRMTSTSTGSSVAATGCCSATKPKDRPSEAFRPSAMPSSAAMTTAQSTGSDDEYRRRKRKYKRHHRCSDPALVYPTPSGLQHYVHVLGINPDTQQPIQCPYGEDSPCDLQLDMDMDLDLDLDDADKIDDLEQMVPSGHQRHRRKHRHRHKKRHRHKKPKILVQDLDTEVVKVIDPHDLSQRARWTIIATACLLLLMCLMLIGVTLRMAPIIDDMVRQENERNFRENLERTWMMKNRTELNLQRQQMEMQPQHVVP; via the exons ATGGCGGATGCGGACGATAGCAAGAGTGGCACTGGCAGCGCGGGCAGTGGTAGTGGCAGTGGTCGTGGTAGTGGCGCTGAATCCCTGCAGCTGCTGACCAAACTGGACAAGGCCGTGTCCACCAACGATGTTCTGCTGGATCTCCAACGGGCGCTCACCTACGAGGCTGTCTTCAGCACTCTGGTGGAGCACAAGATGCAGGCCCTCAAGCGGGACTACGAGGAGCACAAGAAGGCGAAGCGGCGCAAGCGGAAGTCCATCGGTCGCATTTTTCTGCCGAAAAAACTCTTTGGCAGCGGAAGTCGCCGTTCCAGCAGGGAGGATACCCCGCCACCGGAGGAGCACCAGGTCCAGCCTTCACCACCAGCCACTAGTAGCGGGAAGACCAGGGCCCAAATAAAAGGCAAGACTCGGACGGATGACATTGAGGAGGCCTCCGGCTCAGTGGCCATTTTGCAGCGATCTCATCCGAAGCGCCCTGACAACTTGGAGGACAGCCTGGCCAGCACGCTGAGCAACTCCTCGGGAGCCCAGCGACAGCACAAGCACAGCCACAGCTTACTTGTTCGCGCTCAAACGCACACGCCTGCACACCaaatggatgtggatgcggacCGGAGATCCATTAGCTCGGATGCGGAGCTCAGATTGAAGGCCCAGCTTCCCGCCAAACATTCCACAACGATTAACGGCGAGTCGGAACTACTGCCCCCGATCTCCGGACACGACAATACCTCGACGACTGCCACAGCAACTGCCACAGTGACCGCCACGGCCCACGGCGGAGTCCTCCACAGCTCCACGCTGGCGGACGACAGCCTGACCGCCTCGCTGCGCGGCAGCCTTGAAAGCCTCTCTTACAGTAGTTCCCGCTGCACCGTCAGCTTTGGCGGAGCGGAGGTGATCACCGCGTCCGGAGGGGAGGCGGAGTCGAGAGAGCGGGCGCGACTGGCCAAGAGACTGAGGATCCTGGAGGCCAAGTCCATCAGCGCCCAGTGCAGCCCCATCTTTCCCAGGCACGTGGTTCGCTCGTTTCCGCTGCAGTCCCCTCAGCAAGCG CGCCTGCACATCAATGTTCCCTCCAGTTTGGCCAAGCCTCAGCCGCAGTTgcaagtgcagcagcaacagcatcagcatcagcagttGCAACCTCACGTGGCCTTGGAGATTGAGACGCTACCCGCTCCACTTCCGCAGCGGAGGCGTCTGCTGCCCAAGCAGATATCCTGCACTGAGagcggaggagcaggagaTTTCGGAGTGGCAGGAGCGGAGGCCTACAACAGGTATTTCTCCCGGCAGAACACGTCGGAGGATAGCGCTAATGTAACGGTGAGCACGGTGTTGGCGCAAAGCGATTCCCAGTCGCTGCATGCCACGCCCAGCTATGCAAATACGCCCCCGGCAATGGGCAGCAGGAGTCAGGAGCGCCGCAAGTCTCGCAGCACTGGATTGCTGGCTGTGCGACCGCGATATGGCGTGGATCCCAGTGCCGTGGTGATTCCCATGGAGGACGGGAGCGTGGAGCGTGGAGGCAGGACGAGGGCACTGGTGCCCGAAAAACTACACCGGATGACATCAACGTCGACGGGTTCCAGTGTGGCCGCCACCGGCTGCTGCAGTGCAACGAAGCCGAAGGACAGGCCGAGCGAAGCCTTCAGGCCCTCCGCGATGCCCTCCTCCGCAGCAATGACAACGGCCCAGAGCACGGGCAGCGACGATGAGTACCGGcggcggaaacggaagtaCA AGCGCCATCATCGATGCTCGGATCCCGCACTGGTCTATCCCACGCCCAGCGGTCTCCAGCACTATGTGCACGTGCTCGGCATCAATCCGGATACACAGCAGCCCAT ACAATGCCCGTACGGTGAGGACTCGCCCTGCGACCTGCAgctggacatggacatggacttGGACCTGGACCTGGACGACGCCGATAAAATCGACGACCTTGAGCAGATGGTCCCCAGTGGTCATCAGCGGCATCGCCGAAAGCATCG ACATCGCCACAAAAAGCGACATCGgcacaaaaaaccaaaaattctGGTGCAGGACTTGGATACAGAGGTTGTTAAG GTGATCGATCCTCATGATCTGTCTCAGCGTGCTCGCTGGACAATAATTGCCACCGCATGTTTGTTACTGCTAATGTGCCTCATGTTGATTGGAGTCACTTTGCGTATGGCACCGATAATCGATGATATGG